The DNA region CAAGGTAATCAGGTTGATTGAGAAGCCAAAGTAATAAGCCGCAATGAATGAAGAAATCAGAGAAACCGGTACGGTTACCGCTGGAATAAGTGTGGCACGAGCCTGACCAATAAAGATGTACAGCACTAAGATTACGAGGCCACCTGTAATAAATAGTGTGCTATAAACCTCTTCAATTGAACGTTCGATAAAAACAGTCGCATCGTAGTCGATCGCAAGACGAGTACCATCTGGCAAGAATTGCTGGATTTCATCCACTTCTGAGCGCACGGACTTCGCCACTTCTAACGGGTTAGCATCTGATTGCGGAATCACACCCAAGCTTATGTTAACGATACCATCACTTTTAAAGGTCGAGTTTTCGTTTTCAGCACCGATGAACACGTCCGCAACGTCTTTTAGATAAATAGGTGTGTTATCGCTCGCTCGCTTAACGACCAAGTATTGAAAGTCTTCTGGTGTATTGTATGTACGCGCAGTACGAACAGACATCACGGTTGAATCGTTACGGACTTCACCACCCGGACTTTCTAAGTTCTCACTACGTAATGCAGCCGTGATATCAGAAGCCGTCACCGAGCGGCCAGCCATCAGGTCTGGCTTGAGCTTCACATACATTACCTTGTACAGACCACCCGAAAGGTCGATCGAGCTCACACCCGAGATCAAACTGAAGCGGTCCATCAACACACGCTCAGCGTAGTCGGTTAGCTGGGTACGATCCATCTCTGAAGAACTGAGGTTGATATATAACGAGGCTTCACCAGAACCATTGTTCTTGTAAACAACGGGATCGTCAGCTTCATCAGGCAAGGAGCGTTGAGCACGAGCTACCGCATCACGAACATCACTCACACCGGTATTTAAGTCATAACCTAACTCAAAAGTAATGGTGATACGTGACATGCTGTTGCGCGTCGTCGAGCTAATTTCATCAATGCCACTAATACCAGAAAGCTGATCTTCCAACACAGACGTTATCTGGCTTTCAATAATGGTGGCAGAAGCCCCTTCGTAACGCGTGCTAATCGAAACCACAGGGCTTTCGATATCTGGCATTTCACGCACTGCAAGCTTAGTAAACGACACAAAGCCGAATACACACAGCAGCATACTCAATACCAGTGCAGCGACGGGGCGCTTTACGGAAACGTCAGAGAGTAACATTAATTCGCTTCCTTAGCCGCTTTGCCTTTTGCATCTGGAGCATTCACGGTCTTCGATTGAGTTGGCGCAACAATTTCTGTTACTTCAACACCATCACGCATGTTTACGATACCTTGAACGACAATCTTATCGCCGATTTCGACGCCCGATTCGATCACCACTTCATTATCAACACGCGCACCAAGGAAGACTTCCTGACGCATTGCTTTGTTGTCTTCATCAATCACGTATACAAAACGCTTAGTACCTGAGTATTCCAGAGCTTGAACCGGAATGATTGGCGCTTCAATAGCCGGGAATACCAAAGAGGCATTCATTAACATGCCTGGCTTTAGGTGATTTTCTGGGTTATCAAACTCGATACGAACACGCAAGTTGAGGGTTTCAGCACTGATTCGAGTATCAATACCTGTAACCTTGCCGACAAATTCTTGATTGTTCCAAGCACTGGTTGTGGCATGCACTTCCATACCGACCGACAACATAGATAAGTAACGCTCCGGAACTTGAAGGTCCAACTCCATAACCGAAAGATCATCCAGAGTCAGTAACTCTGTGCCCGCACTGACCATCTTACCTTTACTAAAATCGATGAAACCTACTGTACCGGCAAAAGGCGCACTGATATGGAGATCCGCTAAGTTGGCTTTGGCTGCATCTAGGCGCGCTTCTGCAATTTCAACACTCGCCTTTTGCCCATCAATTTCAGTTTGAGTAATCGCGTTACGTTTTACCAAACGCTGAAACTCTTTTAACTTACGCTGCTCATCTTTTAGGTATGCTTTTGCCTCTATTAATGCAGCTTGTGCTTTATCATCATTAAGTTGAATCAAAAGCTGGTTTTGCTGAACGTTTTGATTGGCGTTAACGGCGATTTGTTTCACCTTGCCAGAAACCTCAGACGCAACAACCACAGACTTGGCTGATTCTAATTTGCCGATCAGTGACAAAGATTGGTTAATTTCATGCGTTTCTACTTGCTCAGTTACCACCGTAACTGTTGATGGACCACGTTTGGCAGCAAAAGCTGCTGGTGAAACCATTAAAATAGAAAGCGTTAAAACAGATAAAGTGGCTCTCATACTCATAATCTTGACTATTAATCGAATAAACTTATGTCATTAAACTGAATACAGTTTATCAGTAGATACGTCTACTAACGTCAAGTAGTGTAAATTCAAGTAAAAAGTAGGTTTTCCTTTTGTATAAACGACATACAAAACGCTGACTTTCTACCATCTTTGCCCAAAAAGGCAGCATTCAACGTAAAAACGTAAGAAAAACGCTTTACAGCCGGAGCGAGTTTGCTATGATGCGCTCCGCACTTGAGAGATGTGTTGGGAAAACAAACTTAAGTATAAAAATACCCTGGAGGGGTTCCCGAGTGGCCAAAGGGAGCAGACTGTAAATCTGCCGGCACTGCCTTCGATGGTTCGAATCCGTCCCCCTCCACCATATTCTTTCTTATGTTTTTCCTTTAAACGTGAGAACAACTTGGAAGCTAGGTTGGGAAACTAACTTTTAAGTATAAAAACACCCTGGAGGGGTTCCCGAGTGGCCAAAGGGAGCAGACTGTAAATCTGCCGGCACTGCCTTCGATGGTTCGAATCCGTCCCCCTCCACCATATTCTTTCTTATGTTTTTCTTTTAAACGTGAGAACAACTTGGAAGCTAGGTTGGGAAACTAATTTTCAAGTATAAAACACCCTGGAGGGGTTCCCGAGTGGCCAAAGGGAGCAGACTGTAAATCTGCCGGCACTGCCTTCGATGGTTCGAATCCGTCCCCCTCCACCATATTCTTTCTTATGTTTTTCCTTTAAACGTGAGAACAACTTGGAAGCTAGGTTGGGAAACTAACTTTTAAGTATAAAAACACCCTGGAGGGGTTCCCGAGTGGCCAAAGGGAGCAGACTGTAAATCTGCCGGCACTGCCTTCGATGGTTCGAATCCGTCCCCCTCCACCATATTCTTTCTTATGTTTTTCCTTTAAACATGAGAACAACTTGGAAGCTAGGTTGGGAAACTAACTTTCAAGTATAAAACACCCTGGAGGGGTTCCCGAGTGGCCAAAGGGAGCAGACTGTAAATCTGCCGGCACTGCCTTCGATGGTTCGAATCCGTCCCCCTCCACCATATTCTTTCTTGTGTTTTTCCTTTAAACATAAGAACAACTTGAAAAGCGTGTTGGGAAAACACTTTTTAAGTATAAAACACCCTGGAGGGGTTCCCGAGTGGCCAAAGGGAGCAGACTGTAAATCTGCCGGCACTGCCTTCGATGGTTC from Vibrio hyugaensis includes:
- a CDS encoding efflux RND transporter periplasmic adaptor subunit, yielding MSMRATLSVLTLSILMVSPAAFAAKRGPSTVTVVTEQVETHEINQSLSLIGKLESAKSVVVASEVSGKVKQIAVNANQNVQQNQLLIQLNDDKAQAALIEAKAYLKDEQRKLKEFQRLVKRNAITQTEIDGQKASVEIAEARLDAAKANLADLHISAPFAGTVGFIDFSKGKMVSAGTELLTLDDLSVMELDLQVPERYLSMLSVGMEVHATTSAWNNQEFVGKVTGIDTRISAETLNLRVRIEFDNPENHLKPGMLMNASLVFPAIEAPIIPVQALEYSGTKRFVYVIDEDNKAMRQEVFLGARVDNEVVIESGVEIGDKIVVQGIVNMRDGVEVTEIVAPTQSKTVNAPDAKGKAAKEAN